From the Bombus pascuorum chromosome 7, iyBomPasc1.1, whole genome shotgun sequence genome, one window contains:
- the LOC132908938 gene encoding uncharacterized protein LOC132908938 gives MYATNPRRVCNNNLSEQQQVKLQKIRELTRILKDTDKNLTVCEEILATYIRKRLRDKRQEMQRRSELEHKMTEILENLKTRLLVE, from the exons ATGTACGCAACCAATCCACGACGAGTgtgcaataataatttatctgaACAACAACAAGTTAAACTACAGAAGATCAGAGAGCTGACGAGAATTCTAAAG GATACAGATAAAAATCTGACCGTTTGCGAAGAAATATTGGCAACTTATATAAGGAAACGACTAAGG GATAAGCGGCAAGAAATGCAAAGACGCAGTGAATTGGAACACAAAATGACGGAAATTctcgaaaatttgaaaaccCGGCTGCTGGTCGAGTAA
- the LOC132909071 gene encoding uncharacterized protein LOC132909071 yields the protein MNLLLLVFLSIFALGTATVAPINKIENVKADSDASEKIIADNQAEPNSQDATDDKKVAKRSYGWNPWSYIGYSYWPWYGFGWYPSWPLYYSHGYSGYGGYGGYGGHGGYGGHGYGGYSGYGYGYRSHGGWYKGW from the exons ATGAATCTTCTG TTATTGGTATTCTTGAGCATTTTCGCCTTGGGAACAGCCACTGTGGCCCCAAtcaacaaaattgaaaatgtaaaggCCGATAGTGACGCGtcagaaaaaataattgctgACAATCAGGCCGAACCGAATTCTCAGGATGCAACTGACGATAAAAAAGTGGCAAAAAGAAGTTATGGTTGGAATCCGTGGAGTTACATAGGATATAGTTACTGGCCCTG gTATGGTTTTGGATGGTATCCAAGTTGGCCTCTATATTATAGTCACGGATATAGTGGATACGGTGGATATGGTGGATACGGTGGACATGGTGGATACGGTGGACATGGATATGGAGGATATAGTGGATACGGTTATGGATATCGTAGCCACGGTGGCTGGTACAAGGGATggtaa
- the LOC132908833 gene encoding golgin subfamily A member 6-like protein 22, producing MKLGKFHLLCYVCVLYTFVQSKKTNWENPSTPNPSSNSQEPTELLNINNPRDKRALGLILSGLAQVFGYTVSPVQIASLPNPNSESDEARANNNTQTNSTQSTTLAPRQRETIKFTGVVNFSNGTGVLTQLQQYENIFHGNSSSTTSKPPSTSSTMPPQIDPRKQTPNQPLPPPLLVKIPLPVISEPSLPTVPQPPLPEIPSQFINLSYPEPYIGSIRNEQGMVYRKNVSTEKVIIENQPIYNAKDIQSPPPPMLAQPPMIHDLSTTSPSYNEDPRWKQEYEERLAELERKQEEHAKRLREQEWYRNRQKDDNYSGEEEGDSRKQIDHGDQDSGCGGNQEESDKGKPLREEYQSRERYESEERIHEYPTNQKQPAESEEEGYYRNDDVYKEDTPQTSENYTSIQYSEPLPLSEDDEERRPEDLRNSYGEPLYNRELINDGFVNFFGRLKQPLSDIYSSSVPAESEEEVSREEEDSRANQKDENESDERSREEDVPARNKYEEYTLEEDTDSRKKDGKGSDEDNSELPMKISNNQSNGENRSFSPEERDELDFSKFMPLIVPVRYLNAPEELRKTKFKSPTNEKSEKDNTLRAEASKKVSSKEPKRSKKENLKPVVGVRERKTPKNLHEGEQKEVQMWPPPFDFIFDSTIHTNIVPRNSTDNDNIKVSNSEENRRKSESSNKMRKERHREEKSQVILDNLNQRPYDYSENIYDQDFKKGLELRTVPGKRLMMNRPINTVNSNRTRFETKIVKSNQNDNDRKEIPDFLKRYKYISNNNYRSTEGPNIEIKNFQELQDPSSLNSKKFESSKRSIERNETSSKNKKQINVKNRIMQDNPVSRQKFESTMFLEPRENYNLFNFGERVYDFNYGRGNNRLSGVFDGNKKIGNVEIIGLATPQQNVYRYDESLTKFTSEPESRSEKVEDYANGATTIKIVAEERINPNEPISYVDYSRIL from the coding sequence ATGAAGCTTGGAAAATTCCATCTCCTATGCTACGTGTGcgttctgtacactttcgtCCAGTCTAAGAAAACAAATTGGGAAAATCCGTCTACACCAAACCCCTCCTCAAACTCGCAAGAACCAACAGAACTTTTAAACATCAATAATCCGCGAGACAAACGGGCATTGGGTCTGATTCTTTCGGGCTTGGCGCAGGTTTTTGGTTACACGGTAAGCCCTGTGCAAATAGCCTCGTTGCCCAATCCTAATTCCGAATCAGATGAGGCAAGAGCTAATAACAACACTCAAACAAACTCTACTCAATCGACTACATTAGCTCCAAGACAACGAGAAACGATCAAATTCACAGGTGTGGTAAATTTTAGTAATGGAACAGGTGTATTAACTCAGTTGCAACAATATGAGAATATTTTCCATGGTAATTCATCTTCCACAACCTCCAAACCGCCTTCAACATCATCAACGATGCCACCACAGATTGATCCAAGGAAACAGACTCCTAATCAACCACTACCACCTCCTCTCTTGGTAAAGATCCCTCTGCCAGTCATATCGGAACCTTCCTTACCGACCGTACCTCAACCACCTCTTCCTGAGATTCCTTCTCAATTCATTAATCTATCCTACCCTGAACCGTACATCGGTTCAATTCGCAATGAACAAGGAATGGTGTACAGAAAGAACGTGAGCACTGAAAAAGTGATAATAGAAAATCAGCCAATTTATAATGCAAAGGATATTCAATCGCCACCTCCTCCAATGTTAGCTCAACCGCCAATGATACATGATCTTTCAACTACATCTCCTTCTTATAATGAAGATCCAAGATGGAAACAAGAGTATGAAGAAAGACTTGCAGAATTGGAGCGTAAACAGGAAGAGCATGCGAAGAGATTGAGGGAACAAGAATGGTACAGAAATCGTCAGAAGGATGATAATTATAGTGGTGAGGAAGAGGGTGATTCAAGGAAGCAAATAGATCACGGAGATCAAGATTCTGGATGTGGAGGAAACCAAGAGGAAAGCGATAAAGGAAAACCGTTGAGAGAAGAATATCAGTCGAGAGAGAGATACGAGAGTGAAGAGAGGATTCATGAATATCCCACGAATCAAAAACAACCTGCAGAAAGCGAAGAAGAAGGGTATTATAGGAATGATGATGTTTATAAGGAAGACACGCCTCAAACTAGTGAAAATTATACAAGTATACAGTATAGTGAACCACTACCCTTGAGTGAAGATGATGAGGAACGACGACCTGAAGATCTTCGTAACAGTTATGGGGAACCTCTGTATAATCGTGAACTGATTAATGATGGTTTTGTGAATTTTTTTGGAAGACTCAAGCAGCCATTGAGCGATATTTATAGCTCGTCTGTGCCTGCTGAATCGGAGGAAGAGGTTTCGAGAGAGGAGGAAGATTCGCGTGCTAATCAgaaagatgaaaatgaaagTGATGAAAGGAGCAGAGAAGAAGATGTTCCAGCAAGAAACAAGTATGAAGAATATACTCTGGAggaagatacagatagcaggaagaaagatggaaaagGATCTGACGAAGATAATTCCGAGTTACCAATGAAAATCTCCAATAATCAATCGAATGGCGAAAATCGATCTTTTTCCCCCGAAGAACGAGATGAATTGGATTTCAGTAAATTTATGCCATTGATCGTTCCTGTTCGGTACCTGAATGCCCCTGAAGAATTAAGAAAGACGAAATTCAAGTCACCGACAAATGAAAAGTCAGAGAAAGATAATACTTTAAGAGCAGAAGCTTCAAAAAAAGTCTCGTCTAAAGAGCCAAAGCGatcaaaaaaggaaaatttgaaaccggTAGTAGGTgttagagaaagaaaaacaccGAAGAATCTCCACGAGGGTGAACAAAAGGAAGTACAAATGTGGCCACCGCCATTCGACTTTATTTTCGATAGTACAATACATACCAACATTGTTCCAAGAAATTCGACCGATAATGACAATATTAAGGTATCGAATAGTGAagaaaatcgtagaaaatcTGAATCCTCCAATAAAATGAGGAAAGAAAGGCATCGAGAAGAGAAAAGTCAAGTAATACTTGATAATTTAAATCAAAGACCGTATGActattctgaaaatatttatgaccAAGATTTTAAAAAGGGACTCGAATTAAGAACAGTTCCTGGGAAACGACTGATGATGAATAGGCCTATAAATACTGTGAATTCAAATAGAACACGTTTTGAGACGAAAATCGTGAAATCtaatcaaaatgataatgatagaaaagaaatacCAGATTTTTTAAAGCGTTATaagtatatttcaaataataattatagatcTACAGAAGGAccaaatatcgaaataaaaaattttcaagagCTGCAGGACCCGAGTTCATTGAATTCTAAGAAATTTGAATCCTCGAAACGCAGtattgaaagaaatgaaacatcttcaaaaaataaaaagcagataaatgttaaaaatcgtATAATGCAAGATAATCCAGTTTCTCGACAGAAGTTTGAATCAACGATGTTTCTCGAACCTAGAGAAAACTataatttgttcaattttggTGAACGTGTTTATGATTTCAATTATGGCAGGGGAAACAACAGATTGTCCGGAGTTTTTGAcgggaataaaaaaattggaaacgtAGAAATAATTGGTTTGGCCACGCCGCAACAGAACGTGTATCGCTATGACGAAAGTTTAACGAAATTCACCAGTGAACCGGAAAGCAGAAGCGAGAAAGTCGAAGATTACGCGAATGGTGCTACCACTATAAAAATAGTAGCAGAAGAACGCATTAATCCGAATGAACCAATTAGTTATGTCGATTATTctcgtattttataa
- the LOC132908735 gene encoding zinc finger protein 511 has translation MEKFLQNIGVGLRSIDDPFFEDSYRICKIFQRKGVTVEDDEELCHDVIKEFSCYITGCKATFNKLIDFEMHYNSNHRYVCAQCNKCLPNPRFLDIHIQETHDNFFQVLSMKQPMYQCYVSECDLKFNTSIERRDHCVSVHKYPKNFRFDNTSHCVRDKSKDKMDIDESEPKRTESKSRKIQLNKNQKTKMFIASAKAATSTNNIIRESQLSPSNNSAGATSLLFIPRQVYKSYTKVLTKNQSGEKDVLERGCMMDLANTLPNM, from the exons ATggagaaatttttacaaaatataggTGTAGGGTTAAGATCTATTGATGATCCATTTTTCGAAGATTCATAcagaatttgcaaaatttttcaacgaaaagGTGTTACTGTTGAAGATGATGAAGAACTATGTCATGatgt taTAAAAGAATTCTCTTGTTACATTACTGGTTGTAAAGCaacattcaataaattaattgattttgaGATGCACTACAATAGCAATCATCGATATGTTTGTGCACAATGTAACAAATGTCTACCAAATCCTAGATTCTTGGATATTCATATTCAAGAAACCCATGATAACTTTTTCCAAGTTTTATCAATGAAACAGCCAATG taTCAATGTTATGTTTCTGAGtgtgatttaaaatttaatacttcAATTGAAAGAAGAGATCATTGTGTTAGTGTACACAAATATCCAAAGAATTTTAGATTTGATAATACTTCACATTGCGTAAGAGATAAATCAAAAGATAAAATGGATATTGATGAATCCGAGCCAAAGCGGACAGAATCCAAGTCAAGAAAAATacagttaaataaaaatcaaaaaactAAAATGTTTATAGCTTCAGCAAAAGCTGCAACCTCGACAAATAACATTATCCGTGAAAGCCAATTGAGCCCTTCAAATAATAGTGCAGGAGCTACTTCGTTACTTTTTATTCCTAGGCAAGTATATAAATCATATACAAAAGTACTTACTAAAAATCAATCTGGTGAAAAAGATGTGCTTGAAAGAGGATGTATGATGGACTTGGCTAATACATTACCAAAtatgtaa
- the LOC132908728 gene encoding thyrotroph embryonic factor-like produces MMINCRMNPLFQAIVDNIQAKEFASNKDTSMQFSDSILDLSFKKATISKESANSSLHSNSPVTNTTKQDQVKRFSETGDPLEVQKFMITPPSECNSLEIVKYEPVHNLTEAPLQNGSFPTLPMDISIPLIPSILSTLLNTTNETINSRQFFNPSTTLITDSNKTALHNLPIDIAKNTRPFKAYPKDPLSLTIGGAELMYDLESSEAYSEFRKRMLETMKQSNEGMITKMRKVTKSPVPTSTVDEKDAAYRERRRKNNEAAKRSRDARRAKEDEIAIRAAFLEHENKRLKYELSVLKNETAKIMAYFT; encoded by the coding sequence ATGATGATAAACTGTAGAATGAATCCTCTCTTCCAAGCGATAGTGGATAATATACAAGCAAAAGAATTTGCTTCTAACAAAGATACTAGCATGCAATTTTCTGACTCGATACTGGACTTGTCCTTTAAGAAAGCAACAATCTCGAAGGAGTCAGCAAATTCCAGTTTACATTCAAACTCACCCGTAACAAACACAACGAAACAAGATCAAGTTAAGCGTTTTTCAGAAACTGGGGATCCTTTGGAAGttcaaaaatttatgataACGCCACCTTCCGAATGTAACTCACTGGAAATAGTTAAATACGAGCCAGTTCACAATCTCACGGAGGCGCCATTACAAAACGGTAGTTTTCCCACTTTGCCAATGGACATTTCGATTCCACTCATTCCTAGTATATTATCAACATTATTGAATACAACTAATGAAACTATTAATTCAAGGCAATTTTTCAACCCCTCCACCACGTTGATTACAGATTCTAACAAAACTGCGTTACACAATTTGCCTATAGATATTGCAAAAAATACAAGACCTTTTAAGGCTTATCCAAAAGATCCATTATCGCTCACTATAGGAGGGGCCGAATTGATGTATGATCTAGAATCGAGCGAAGCTTATTCGGAATTTCGAAAGCGAATGCTAGAAACGATGAAACAATCGAACGAAGGCATGATTACAAAGATGCGAAAAGTCACGAAAAGTCCTGTGCCAACGAGCACTGTTGATGAGAAAGATGCAGCTtatcgagaaagaagaagaaagaataacGAAGCCGCAAAACGTTCTAGAGACGCACGAAGAGCTAAGGAAGATGAGATTGCTATCAGGGCAGCTTTCTTAGAACACGAAAATAAGAGACTTAAATATGAACTTTCAGTACTTAAAAACGAAACAGCCAAGATAATGGCTTATTTTACTTAG